A genomic window from Acetobacter sp. includes:
- a CDS encoding acyltransferase family protein codes for MKVPTLPYRGDIDGLRAVAVIAVVVYHVFPRWLPGGFCGVDVFFVISGFLITRQLNQRDISFASFYTRRLRRLAPALLCVLLATVIAGMLFLLPNELSTLGLACFAGATFLSNFFSWQTQGYFDRASSLQPLLHLWSLGVEEQFYLFWPALIALSRRKAFSLTQTALATGLASFVIGLGCAFFSPAADFYLPFSRIWEFMIGAVLALGECRLGKLSIRQRATYNGGGLLCLLISVFQLRQDWFFPSPSALFPVLGAALVIAAGPETLLARRILSSTPARWLGSISYPLYLWHWPLIAYEHLIHGVSHTHRSTGYAIIALSVTLATLTTRFVEAPLRWKTPERRTIIGLLTALTITAALGLTLWAWPGYSTAMGSDTPGINLEKINLAEQNGIFPITTHMRVEHMQGLTVGIIGSGPQNSILFTGDSLLFQWAPRVDALFAKGLLKRTIIFISGPSCAPLPVETPAKSFTYCNAMSEVQDHILTKWPVQTIVMGALWERVFDPRSEWPTKKIRAEERIKALSDNGKRRIVFIMPTPTSIRFDPAHMVTRHFTHLTLDKDALQNGIPLAPLMAEHADMAAFLASMARDTGSSTLDLTQNICGSAETCFPLMPDGTPKFADQMHLRPDFTSGFISGLDDILTKSAP; via the coding sequence GCCGTCGCTGTCATTGCCGTCGTGGTATATCATGTCTTTCCCCGCTGGTTACCCGGCGGCTTCTGCGGTGTGGACGTATTTTTCGTCATCTCCGGGTTTCTGATCACACGTCAGCTCAATCAACGTGACATCAGTTTCGCGTCATTCTACACCCGCCGACTACGCCGCCTCGCTCCAGCACTTCTTTGCGTACTGCTCGCCACAGTCATCGCCGGGATGCTCTTTCTACTTCCCAATGAACTCAGCACCCTCGGTCTGGCCTGCTTCGCTGGAGCCACTTTTCTGTCCAATTTTTTTTCATGGCAGACACAGGGATATTTCGATCGCGCATCCAGCCTCCAGCCATTACTACATCTCTGGTCTCTTGGTGTGGAAGAGCAGTTCTATCTTTTCTGGCCTGCCCTCATTGCCCTGTCCCGTCGAAAAGCATTTTCCCTCACACAAACAGCCCTTGCCACAGGGCTGGCATCTTTCGTTATCGGGCTGGGATGTGCATTTTTCTCACCGGCAGCAGATTTCTATCTACCGTTTTCCCGCATATGGGAATTCATGATCGGAGCAGTTCTTGCTCTTGGCGAGTGCAGGCTCGGAAAACTCTCTATCCGCCAGCGTGCCACTTACAATGGAGGAGGGCTGCTCTGCCTTCTGATTTCCGTATTCCAGCTCAGACAAGACTGGTTTTTCCCTTCACCTTCGGCTCTTTTTCCTGTGCTGGGTGCGGCTCTGGTGATCGCCGCCGGACCTGAAACTCTGCTGGCACGGCGAATACTGTCCTCCACTCCTGCTAGATGGTTGGGCTCAATCAGTTATCCGCTATATCTCTGGCATTGGCCGCTCATCGCCTATGAACATCTTATCCACGGCGTCAGCCACACACACAGGAGCACAGGCTACGCCATCATCGCACTGTCCGTAACACTTGCTACTCTGACAACGCGTTTTGTAGAAGCCCCTCTCCGGTGGAAAACCCCCGAACGACGCACCATCATAGGGCTACTCACCGCCCTGACAATCACTGCCGCTCTGGGCCTGACACTTTGGGCATGGCCCGGATACAGCACTGCAATGGGCAGCGACACCCCCGGTATTAATCTTGAAAAAATAAATCTAGCCGAGCAGAACGGAATTTTTCCGATCACTACCCATATGCGTGTCGAACATATGCAAGGACTGACTGTCGGCATCATCGGCTCCGGTCCACAAAATTCAATCCTGTTTACGGGAGACAGCCTTTTGTTCCAGTGGGCTCCGCGCGTGGACGCCCTTTTTGCCAAAGGTCTCTTAAAACGAACCATCATTTTTATATCCGGGCCGAGTTGTGCTCCTCTTCCCGTCGAGACACCCGCCAAAAGCTTCACCTACTGTAATGCGATGTCTGAAGTGCAGGATCATATTCTGACGAAATGGCCGGTACAGACAATTGTCATGGGCGCTCTCTGGGAACGTGTTTTCGATCCACGCTCAGAATGGCCCACGAAAAAAATCAGGGCCGAGGAGAGAATAAAAGCGTTATCCGACAATGGGAAACGCAGGATTGTTTTCATCATGCCAACCCCGACAAGTATCCGTTTCGACCCTGCTCATATGGTGACACGGCATTTCACGCATCTGACTCTGGACAAGGACGCCTTGCAGAACGGCATTCCCCTCGCACCCCTTATGGCCGAACATGCAGACATGGCCGCTTTTCTGGCAAGTATGGCCCGGGACACGGGTAGTTCCACTCTCGATCTAACACAGAACATCTGCGGATCAGCCGAGACCTGTTTTCCACTTATGCCGGACGGCACGCCAAAATTCGCGGATCAGATGCATCTGCGTCCGGATTTCACAAGCGGTTTCATCTCCGGTCTGGATGATATCCTCACAAAGTCCGCTCCGTAA